From Erwinia pyri, a single genomic window includes:
- the amyA gene encoding alpha-amylase yields the protein MPNPTLLQFFHWYYPDGSKLWPEVAERAEKLAEIGITDVWLPPAYKGESGGYSVGYDSYDLFDLGEFDQKGSRATKYGDKEQLIAAVKALRAQHVGVIMDVVLNHKMGADEKEQVQVNRVNPDNRDEIDHEAFQAEAWTRFTFPERAGQYSKFVWDYKCFSGVDHIENPMGNGVFKIVNDYTEEGWSDQVDDELGNFDYLMGANIDFRNRAVTKELKYWARWIMQEIPCTGFRLDAVKHIPAWFYKEWIEHIQEVAEQPLFIVAEYWSHEVDKLQHYINQVEGKTLLFDAPLQMNFHLASREGANYDLSQLFSNTLVEKDPWHAVTIVANHDTQPLQSLEAPVEPWFKPLAYALILLREEGVPAIFYPDLFGASYEDEGDDGESHKIDMPAIPELEALIRARQIYAHGVQTLWFDHPHCVAFARSGTEEHPGCVVIMSNSDAGEKTLPLGEALAGKTWRDYLGHQQETVTADDGGTALFRCNAGSVSVWVLTE from the coding sequence CGGCTATTCGGTAGGCTACGACAGCTACGATCTCTTTGACCTGGGCGAGTTCGATCAGAAAGGGTCCCGCGCCACTAAATATGGTGACAAAGAGCAGCTTATCGCCGCCGTGAAAGCGCTGCGGGCGCAGCATGTGGGCGTGATCATGGATGTGGTGCTTAACCATAAAATGGGCGCTGATGAAAAGGAGCAGGTGCAGGTCAATCGGGTCAATCCTGATAACCGCGATGAGATAGATCATGAAGCTTTTCAGGCTGAGGCCTGGACCCGATTTACCTTCCCCGAACGCGCAGGCCAGTATTCAAAGTTCGTCTGGGATTATAAATGCTTCAGCGGCGTTGATCATATTGAAAACCCCATGGGTAATGGCGTGTTTAAAATCGTCAATGACTATACAGAGGAGGGCTGGAGCGATCAGGTTGATGATGAGCTGGGCAATTTTGATTACCTGATGGGCGCCAACATCGATTTTCGCAACCGCGCCGTGACCAAAGAGCTGAAGTACTGGGCGCGCTGGATAATGCAGGAGATCCCCTGTACCGGTTTTCGCCTGGATGCCGTCAAACATATCCCTGCCTGGTTTTATAAAGAGTGGATTGAGCATATTCAGGAAGTGGCGGAACAGCCGCTCTTTATCGTTGCGGAATACTGGTCGCATGAGGTGGATAAACTTCAGCACTATATTAACCAGGTTGAGGGTAAAACCCTGCTGTTTGATGCCCCGCTGCAGATGAACTTCCATCTTGCCTCACGCGAGGGGGCGAATTATGACCTCAGCCAGCTGTTCAGCAATACGCTGGTGGAAAAGGATCCCTGGCATGCGGTAACGATTGTGGCTAACCATGATACGCAACCGCTGCAATCCCTTGAAGCACCCGTCGAACCATGGTTTAAGCCGCTGGCCTATGCACTGATCCTGCTACGGGAGGAAGGCGTACCGGCGATCTTCTATCCGGACCTGTTTGGCGCCAGCTATGAAGATGAAGGCGATGATGGTGAAAGCCATAAGATTGATATGCCGGCGATCCCGGAACTGGAAGCGCTGATCCGCGCCCGACAGATCTATGCTCACGGCGTACAAACGCTCTGGTTTGATCATCCACACTGCGTGGCGTTTGCGCGCAGTGGTACAGAGGAACATCCGGGCTGCGTGGTGATTATGTCGAACAGTGATGCAGGCGAGAAAACGCTGCCGCTGGGCGAGGCGCTGGCAGGAAAAACCTGGCGGGATTATCTGGGCCATCAGCAGGAGACGGTAACTGCAGACGATGGCGGAACGGCGCTTTTCCGCTGCAATGCGGGAAGCGTAAGCGTCTGGGTGCTAACGGAATAG
- the yedD gene encoding lipoprotein YedD, which produces MKKWMIMTLATVALTGCADIPNYQSAVKTPPPASLVGNWQTMGAQKGLVSKEAIASLIITAEGDTLDCRQWQRVIAKPGKVTLFKGDWVNVNNQVRVMPLELEGMELHYDKLTLQKVQNPTAECQAALEAQNQTAPAQEQPQTSKDVGSKKHHKMMMKNAKS; this is translated from the coding sequence ATGAAAAAGTGGATGATTATGACGCTGGCGACCGTCGCGCTCACCGGCTGTGCGGATATTCCCAACTATCAGAGCGCGGTGAAAACGCCTCCTCCAGCCAGCCTGGTTGGCAACTGGCAGACCATGGGCGCGCAAAAAGGGTTAGTCAGTAAGGAAGCGATCGCCAGCCTGATTATTACCGCAGAGGGCGATACGCTGGATTGCCGCCAATGGCAGCGCGTAATTGCCAAACCCGGTAAAGTAACGCTGTTCAAAGGCGACTGGGTTAACGTTAATAACCAGGTTCGGGTGATGCCGCTGGAGCTGGAAGGTATGGAGCTGCATTACGACAAGCTGACGCTGCAAAAAGTGCAAAACCCAACGGCGGAATGCCAGGCTGCGCTGGAGGCACAGAATCAGACAGCGCCTGCGCAAGAGCAGCCCCAGACCTCTAAGGATGTGGGCAGCAAAAAACATCATAAAATGATGATGAAAAACGCCAAATCCTGA